In Rhododendron vialii isolate Sample 1 chromosome 9a, ASM3025357v1, the following are encoded in one genomic region:
- the LOC131300853 gene encoding uncharacterized protein LOC131300853: MFSSGSGGNPFSYTNETLFTGPPTIEENPNYNSSQEEYPPPGSPDLLHFPSPFLDTGGPPQDHDITTINTGATSTSNRRPRKRNGSGGATTNPNPNPNPNANPNPNPNHNPKSNSRRRTGKKDRHSKICTAQGLRDRRMRLSVQIARKFFDLQDLLGFDKASKTIEWLFSKSKGAIKEVTRNLPRVNHGCSVDSKGVVEYQESDVHKEDKGKGIEVSVGVLNEENEKSHKKAASYDPHQAKESRSKARERARARTREKMMIRGLGDWEEDDLEGNPNNSLDHEFPAENFHDTAGANSSTSRAILGFQTNPGVSDGEDSNNKLMGVGGNWEMENARLIISEYGELTNIFPMTGNELQEQNPNPISATSAYFQSQLMSGNQFYCSWQ; this comes from the coding sequence ATGTTTTCTTCAGGTAGCGGTGGCAACCCCTTCTCATACACCAACGAAACCCTATTCACAGGCCCACCCACGATTGAAGAAAATCCTAACTACAATTCCTCACAAGAAGAATACCCTCCTCCAGGTTCTCCTGATCTCCTCCACTTCCCTTCTCCTTTTCTCGACACTGGCGGCCCTCCACAAGATCATGATATCACAACCATCAACACCGGTGCAACAAGCACCTCAAACCGCCGGCCGAGGAAAAGAAACGGAAGTGGTGGTGCaactacaaaccctaaccccaatcctaatcctaacgCTAAccccaatcctaatcctaaccATAACCCTAAATCTAACTCGAGGAGGAGAACTGGGAAGAAAGACAGGCATAGCAAGATTTGCACAGCCCAAGGACTGAGAGACCGGAGAATGAGGTTGTCGGTTCAGATCGCTCGAAAGTTCTTCGACCTCCAAGACCTGCTAGGGTTTGATAAGGCCAGTAAAACCATTGAGTGGCTCTTTTCCAAATCGAAAGGCGCGATCAAAGAAGTCACGAGGAATCTCCCCCGAGTGAATCACGGTTGTAGCGTTGATTCAAAGGGGGTGGTAGAATATCAAGAGAGTGATGTTCACAAGGAAGACAAGGGGAAGGGGATTGAGGTTTCAGTTGGTGTTCTGAacgaagaaaacgaaaaatcGCATAAAAAGGCGGCATCGTATGATCCTCATCAAGCAAAGGAGTCGAGGAGTAAGGCGAGAGAAAGAGCTAGGGCTAGAACAAGGGAGAAAATGATGATCAGAGGGCTTGGAGATTGGGAAGAGGATGACCTTGAGGGAAACCCTAATAATAGCTTGGATCATGAATTTCCTGCTGAAAATTTTCATGACACTGCAGGTGCAAATTCATCGACATCACGTGCGATTTTAGGTTTTCAGACCAATCCTGGAGTCTCAGATGGGGAAGATTCCAACAATAAGCTTATGGGTGTTGGTGGAAATTGGGAGATGGAGAATGCAAGATTAATCATCTCTGAATATGGTGAATTGACAAATATTTTTCCCATGACAGGTAatgaacttcaagaacaaaaccctaaccctattTCAGCCACAAGTGCTTATTTTCAGTCTCAGTTAATGTCAGGAAACCAATTCTACTGCAGCTGGCAATGA